One Oenanthe melanoleuca isolate GR-GAL-2019-014 chromosome 3, OMel1.0, whole genome shotgun sequence DNA segment encodes these proteins:
- the AGT gene encoding angiotensinogen isoform X1 codes for MGLGQTLWRQFSSMNLLAHLLCLVACLTLVACDRVYVHPFSLYSFNETDCDKLERLVQEGKTIVPVSIESQATPEYEGDVDDKSRLEAPSLNTWGKEERGYLSGLVYVVGMRLYSALQKAHRGQNVLLSPTSLYSSLVSFYLGASNQTALDLQGLLGFVPPSGNLDCTSTAVGKNFLSSLRTIERLVKSGDEELLFSKTLSLFSAPGIALFQLFMEHLLPSADAFYARAVDFTNPGEAAKQINAFVEAKSEGQSKLVLADIDPSSELLFVVDVCLAVNVKQAFPLKEPQEFWVDSSTKVLVPMLSLTGTFKYKTDASGTFSVVEVPISKTALLVLLQPVNGSDLEHVEAELTWQSSAWLQWLSPREIKLTLPALTLEGISDLQELLADMELPGLLGKGADFSRISNTSITVGKVINKAFFKLGSDGTDQPADPAAQKEDGVYLDVTLNKPFLFALFEKQSRAMLFLGRVVNPLRED; via the exons ATGGGGCTCGGG cAGACACTGTGGAGGCAATTTTCCAGCATGAATCTGCTAGCACATCTTCTCTGCTTGGTGGCTTGCCTTACCCTGGTGGCTTGTGACCGGGTCTACGTCCACCCTTTCTCTTTGTACAGTTTCAATGAGACTGACTGTGACAAGCTGGAAAGATTGGTTCAGGAGGGGAAGACTATTGTCCCTGTCTCCATTGAGTCCCAAGCCACACCTGAATACGAAGGTGACGTGGATGACAAGAGCAGGTTGGAAGCCCCAAGCCTCAACACCTGGGGCAAGGAGGAGCGGGGCTACCTGAGCGGCTTGGTGTACGTCGTGGGCATGCGGCTCTACAGCGCGCTGCAGAAAGCACACAGGGGCCAGAACGTGCTCCTGTCCCCTACCAGCCTCTACAGCTCCCTGGTGTCATTCTACCTGGGGGCCTCCAACCAGACTGCACTCGACTTGCAGGGTTTGCTGGGATTTGTTCCCCCCTCTGGGAACCTTGACTGCACTTCCACGGCAGTGGGAAAGAatttcctttccagcctgaGGACGATCGAAAGGCTTGTGAAGAGCGGAGACGAGGAGCTGCTCTTTTCCAAGACACTGAGCCTGTTCTCTGCCCCTGGCATAGCCCTCTTCCAGCTGTTCATGGAGCACTTGCTCCCCAGTGCTGATGCATTCTACGCCCGAGCTGTTGACTTTACAAACCCCGGCGAGGCAGCCAAGCAAATAAACGCCTTTGTGGAGGCCAAGAGCGAGGGCCAGAGCAAGCTGGTGCTGGCAGACATCGACCCATCCTCCGAGCTGCTGTTTGTGGTGGATGTCTGCTTGGCAG TGAATGTTAAGCAAGCCTTCCCACTCAAAGAGCCTCAGGAGTTCTGGGTGGACTCAAGCACAAAGGTCTTGGTCCCTATGTTGTCTCTCACGGGGACATTCAAGTACAAAACCGATGCCAGTGGGACTTTCTCCGTGGTGGAGGTGCCCATCAGCAAGACAgcgctgctggtgctgctgcagcccgtCAATGGCAGCGACCTGGAGCACGTGGAGGCAGAGCTGACCTGGCAGTCCTCAGCCTGGCTCCAGTGGCTGTCCCCAAG agaaattaaattaacacTGCCAGCATTAACTCTAGAAGGCATCTCTGATCTACAGGAGCTTCTTGCAGATATGGAACTGCCTGGACTGCTGGGGAAGGGGGCAGATTTCAGTAGGATAAGCAACACCAGTATAACAGTTGGAAAG GTAATAAATAAAGCCTTTTTCAAACTGGGCAGTGATGGAACAGATCAGCCAGCAgaccctgcagcacagaaagaagATGGGGTGTACCTGGACGTAACACTGAATAAGCCAttcctttttgctctttttgaaAAGCAGTCAAGGGCAATGCTTTTTCTTGGCAGAGTAGTAAACCCTCTGCGTGAGGATTAA
- the AGT gene encoding angiotensinogen isoform X2: MGLGTLWRQFSSMNLLAHLLCLVACLTLVACDRVYVHPFSLYSFNETDCDKLERLVQEGKTIVPVSIESQATPEYEGDVDDKSRLEAPSLNTWGKEERGYLSGLVYVVGMRLYSALQKAHRGQNVLLSPTSLYSSLVSFYLGASNQTALDLQGLLGFVPPSGNLDCTSTAVGKNFLSSLRTIERLVKSGDEELLFSKTLSLFSAPGIALFQLFMEHLLPSADAFYARAVDFTNPGEAAKQINAFVEAKSEGQSKLVLADIDPSSELLFVVDVCLAVNVKQAFPLKEPQEFWVDSSTKVLVPMLSLTGTFKYKTDASGTFSVVEVPISKTALLVLLQPVNGSDLEHVEAELTWQSSAWLQWLSPREIKLTLPALTLEGISDLQELLADMELPGLLGKGADFSRISNTSITVGKVINKAFFKLGSDGTDQPADPAAQKEDGVYLDVTLNKPFLFALFEKQSRAMLFLGRVVNPLRED, encoded by the exons ATGGGGCTCGGG ACACTGTGGAGGCAATTTTCCAGCATGAATCTGCTAGCACATCTTCTCTGCTTGGTGGCTTGCCTTACCCTGGTGGCTTGTGACCGGGTCTACGTCCACCCTTTCTCTTTGTACAGTTTCAATGAGACTGACTGTGACAAGCTGGAAAGATTGGTTCAGGAGGGGAAGACTATTGTCCCTGTCTCCATTGAGTCCCAAGCCACACCTGAATACGAAGGTGACGTGGATGACAAGAGCAGGTTGGAAGCCCCAAGCCTCAACACCTGGGGCAAGGAGGAGCGGGGCTACCTGAGCGGCTTGGTGTACGTCGTGGGCATGCGGCTCTACAGCGCGCTGCAGAAAGCACACAGGGGCCAGAACGTGCTCCTGTCCCCTACCAGCCTCTACAGCTCCCTGGTGTCATTCTACCTGGGGGCCTCCAACCAGACTGCACTCGACTTGCAGGGTTTGCTGGGATTTGTTCCCCCCTCTGGGAACCTTGACTGCACTTCCACGGCAGTGGGAAAGAatttcctttccagcctgaGGACGATCGAAAGGCTTGTGAAGAGCGGAGACGAGGAGCTGCTCTTTTCCAAGACACTGAGCCTGTTCTCTGCCCCTGGCATAGCCCTCTTCCAGCTGTTCATGGAGCACTTGCTCCCCAGTGCTGATGCATTCTACGCCCGAGCTGTTGACTTTACAAACCCCGGCGAGGCAGCCAAGCAAATAAACGCCTTTGTGGAGGCCAAGAGCGAGGGCCAGAGCAAGCTGGTGCTGGCAGACATCGACCCATCCTCCGAGCTGCTGTTTGTGGTGGATGTCTGCTTGGCAG TGAATGTTAAGCAAGCCTTCCCACTCAAAGAGCCTCAGGAGTTCTGGGTGGACTCAAGCACAAAGGTCTTGGTCCCTATGTTGTCTCTCACGGGGACATTCAAGTACAAAACCGATGCCAGTGGGACTTTCTCCGTGGTGGAGGTGCCCATCAGCAAGACAgcgctgctggtgctgctgcagcccgtCAATGGCAGCGACCTGGAGCACGTGGAGGCAGAGCTGACCTGGCAGTCCTCAGCCTGGCTCCAGTGGCTGTCCCCAAG agaaattaaattaacacTGCCAGCATTAACTCTAGAAGGCATCTCTGATCTACAGGAGCTTCTTGCAGATATGGAACTGCCTGGACTGCTGGGGAAGGGGGCAGATTTCAGTAGGATAAGCAACACCAGTATAACAGTTGGAAAG GTAATAAATAAAGCCTTTTTCAAACTGGGCAGTGATGGAACAGATCAGCCAGCAgaccctgcagcacagaaagaagATGGGGTGTACCTGGACGTAACACTGAATAAGCCAttcctttttgctctttttgaaAAGCAGTCAAGGGCAATGCTTTTTCTTGGCAGAGTAGTAAACCCTCTGCGTGAGGATTAA
- the AGT gene encoding angiotensinogen isoform X3 yields MNLLAHLLCLVACLTLVACDRVYVHPFSLYSFNETDCDKLERLVQEGKTIVPVSIESQATPEYEGDVDDKSRLEAPSLNTWGKEERGYLSGLVYVVGMRLYSALQKAHRGQNVLLSPTSLYSSLVSFYLGASNQTALDLQGLLGFVPPSGNLDCTSTAVGKNFLSSLRTIERLVKSGDEELLFSKTLSLFSAPGIALFQLFMEHLLPSADAFYARAVDFTNPGEAAKQINAFVEAKSEGQSKLVLADIDPSSELLFVVDVCLAVNVKQAFPLKEPQEFWVDSSTKVLVPMLSLTGTFKYKTDASGTFSVVEVPISKTALLVLLQPVNGSDLEHVEAELTWQSSAWLQWLSPREIKLTLPALTLEGISDLQELLADMELPGLLGKGADFSRISNTSITVGKVINKAFFKLGSDGTDQPADPAAQKEDGVYLDVTLNKPFLFALFEKQSRAMLFLGRVVNPLRED; encoded by the exons ATGAATCTGCTAGCACATCTTCTCTGCTTGGTGGCTTGCCTTACCCTGGTGGCTTGTGACCGGGTCTACGTCCACCCTTTCTCTTTGTACAGTTTCAATGAGACTGACTGTGACAAGCTGGAAAGATTGGTTCAGGAGGGGAAGACTATTGTCCCTGTCTCCATTGAGTCCCAAGCCACACCTGAATACGAAGGTGACGTGGATGACAAGAGCAGGTTGGAAGCCCCAAGCCTCAACACCTGGGGCAAGGAGGAGCGGGGCTACCTGAGCGGCTTGGTGTACGTCGTGGGCATGCGGCTCTACAGCGCGCTGCAGAAAGCACACAGGGGCCAGAACGTGCTCCTGTCCCCTACCAGCCTCTACAGCTCCCTGGTGTCATTCTACCTGGGGGCCTCCAACCAGACTGCACTCGACTTGCAGGGTTTGCTGGGATTTGTTCCCCCCTCTGGGAACCTTGACTGCACTTCCACGGCAGTGGGAAAGAatttcctttccagcctgaGGACGATCGAAAGGCTTGTGAAGAGCGGAGACGAGGAGCTGCTCTTTTCCAAGACACTGAGCCTGTTCTCTGCCCCTGGCATAGCCCTCTTCCAGCTGTTCATGGAGCACTTGCTCCCCAGTGCTGATGCATTCTACGCCCGAGCTGTTGACTTTACAAACCCCGGCGAGGCAGCCAAGCAAATAAACGCCTTTGTGGAGGCCAAGAGCGAGGGCCAGAGCAAGCTGGTGCTGGCAGACATCGACCCATCCTCCGAGCTGCTGTTTGTGGTGGATGTCTGCTTGGCAG TGAATGTTAAGCAAGCCTTCCCACTCAAAGAGCCTCAGGAGTTCTGGGTGGACTCAAGCACAAAGGTCTTGGTCCCTATGTTGTCTCTCACGGGGACATTCAAGTACAAAACCGATGCCAGTGGGACTTTCTCCGTGGTGGAGGTGCCCATCAGCAAGACAgcgctgctggtgctgctgcagcccgtCAATGGCAGCGACCTGGAGCACGTGGAGGCAGAGCTGACCTGGCAGTCCTCAGCCTGGCTCCAGTGGCTGTCCCCAAG agaaattaaattaacacTGCCAGCATTAACTCTAGAAGGCATCTCTGATCTACAGGAGCTTCTTGCAGATATGGAACTGCCTGGACTGCTGGGGAAGGGGGCAGATTTCAGTAGGATAAGCAACACCAGTATAACAGTTGGAAAG GTAATAAATAAAGCCTTTTTCAAACTGGGCAGTGATGGAACAGATCAGCCAGCAgaccctgcagcacagaaagaagATGGGGTGTACCTGGACGTAACACTGAATAAGCCAttcctttttgctctttttgaaAAGCAGTCAAGGGCAATGCTTTTTCTTGGCAGAGTAGTAAACCCTCTGCGTGAGGATTAA